A part of Terriglobus roseus genomic DNA contains:
- a CDS encoding TonB-dependent receptor has product MLQAQTAAPPAPAADAPPQAATAPQEVQGGTITGTVTAATAADNNGKKAAGTPLPGVTITATNTLTGKKYSTATDITGSFRMTIPRNGRYVIRAEFAAFAAATAEVVLNATQHEGKAALELELASRVAARTAQESGTTAVAGVTAQTLTRGLQSLRGAQAGAADTEDASTGGEAAPTLTSIGGADATGADSVAVSGQGGQINGLAGFNEDEMRNRIQDAIANAQRNGGGQTEIANAIVGMVGGMMQGGPGGFGGPGGFGGGPGGGGPGGFGGGFGGPGGFGGGGGFGRGGFRNFNPTAIHGNVYYTAGNAALDATQFSITGNPVKPAYSSNRYGVALNGSPYIPGLFKPSTKQNLFLNWTGQRVSTPTNIYGTVPTLLQRNGDFNGLTQTVSGVTTPVILYNPYTGTTYGNCSTYSNASCNIITTPLSAQAQALLQYIPTPNTTTNGTTSTNENYNYQRIATIGNNSSQISARFTRQLGSSAGQGGGFGGRGGGGARGGGGGNQRQQGPAVLRQNLSANFAYSHSASDARGLMAALDGKTVSNGYSLSTGYQLSYGRLSNSLTLGWNRSRGITSNNFSNGTVDPAGVAGLTIPKPITAQQSLYYGVPGLSFTNFTGISDTQPSDRLQEVFTLSDVVSWRHGKHNFRFGFDGRRQHLDMIAGSNGLGSYSFTGYATQSPSGANATGTTSGSAFADFLLGAPQTTAIQAGSNKIYLREWIFDGYVQDDYRVRRDVTLNYGLRYEYFSPYIEENNRLVNLDHNADFTQYARVVAGGSGTFTGAFPRSLINPDRALWSPRIGVAWSPKYLKSTVVRAGYGLNFNVGQYANFANSLSYQQPFAVSQNNTAKVGSTDQGCGNITTAGSATGSLFTLANGFNCTSSSILQNTFAVNKNYRLGRVQVFNMDIQHTFPMGIVTNVGYNGSLGSSLDLRRSPNRTATSVIGNAQSIVYEDSIGDSRFHSLSVNARKRLQKGVSLQATYQYGHSIDDASSIGGVGNNTIVQNDQRIDLEYGNSSFDVRHKVTGNFLYELPFGPNRAFLNQGGKLSKALDNFGFSGTFTFATGTYTTPQYQNTVAQAAAGNNFTLRPDRDFSQSIAGAGTLRSWFNTKAFTTPSSSVVFGTASRNSIELPGTVSVNMSLSKSIPLGELRNFEGRITASNVFNTVQYSGVNSVLNSSTFGQITAVAAPRKLTFDARYRF; this is encoded by the coding sequence ATGTTGCAGGCGCAAACAGCCGCTCCACCTGCACCCGCTGCAGATGCGCCGCCACAGGCTGCAACTGCTCCACAAGAAGTGCAGGGCGGCACAATCACCGGCACCGTAACAGCTGCTACTGCTGCGGACAATAACGGCAAGAAGGCCGCAGGAACACCGCTGCCGGGCGTGACCATTACCGCCACGAACACACTTACGGGTAAGAAGTACTCCACTGCGACGGACATTACCGGCAGTTTCCGCATGACGATTCCGCGCAATGGACGCTATGTGATTCGTGCGGAGTTTGCTGCTTTTGCAGCGGCCACGGCGGAAGTTGTGTTGAACGCCACACAGCACGAAGGCAAAGCTGCGCTGGAGTTGGAACTGGCTTCACGCGTTGCCGCACGTACCGCGCAGGAAAGTGGAACAACAGCCGTGGCAGGAGTGACGGCGCAGACGTTGACTCGCGGATTGCAGTCATTGCGCGGCGCGCAGGCTGGCGCCGCGGATACGGAAGATGCGTCTACAGGGGGCGAGGCTGCTCCCACATTGACTTCGATTGGTGGCGCGGACGCAACGGGTGCGGACTCGGTTGCAGTGAGTGGTCAGGGCGGCCAGATCAATGGACTTGCCGGATTTAACGAAGACGAGATGCGTAACCGCATTCAGGATGCCATCGCAAATGCGCAACGCAATGGCGGTGGGCAAACTGAGATTGCCAATGCCATTGTGGGCATGGTGGGCGGCATGATGCAGGGCGGCCCCGGCGGATTTGGTGGGCCAGGTGGATTTGGCGGTGGACCTGGAGGTGGCGGTCCTGGTGGCTTCGGCGGCGGGTTTGGTGGTCCCGGTGGATTTGGTGGCGGTGGCGGATTTGGGCGCGGTGGGTTCCGCAACTTCAACCCCACGGCTATTCATGGCAACGTGTATTACACCGCTGGCAATGCTGCGCTGGACGCTACGCAGTTTTCCATTACTGGTAATCCGGTGAAGCCTGCGTACAGCAGCAATCGGTATGGTGTGGCGCTGAATGGGTCGCCATATATTCCGGGATTGTTCAAGCCGAGCACGAAGCAGAATCTGTTTTTGAACTGGACTGGTCAGCGTGTTTCAACGCCGACCAATATCTATGGCACGGTGCCTACACTGCTGCAGCGCAATGGTGATTTCAATGGGTTGACGCAGACAGTGAGTGGTGTAACGACGCCCGTCATTCTCTACAACCCGTACACCGGCACGACGTATGGCAACTGCTCCACGTATAGCAATGCAAGCTGCAACATCATCACGACGCCGCTGAGTGCGCAGGCGCAGGCGTTGCTGCAGTACATTCCCACACCGAACACGACGACCAACGGAACCACCAGCACAAACGAAAACTACAACTACCAACGCATTGCGACGATTGGAAATAACAGCTCGCAAATTTCAGCCCGGTTTACGCGGCAGCTTGGTTCCAGTGCGGGACAAGGCGGTGGCTTTGGTGGTCGCGGCGGTGGTGGAGCTCGTGGAGGCGGTGGTGGCAATCAACGTCAGCAGGGTCCTGCGGTGTTGCGCCAGAATTTGAGCGCGAACTTTGCTTACTCGCACAGTGCAAGCGATGCGCGTGGGTTGATGGCCGCGCTGGATGGCAAGACCGTGAGCAATGGCTACAGCCTGAGCACGGGATACCAGTTGAGCTACGGCCGCCTGAGCAACAGCCTGACGCTGGGATGGAATCGTAGCCGGGGCATCACGAGCAACAATTTCAGCAACGGAACAGTTGATCCCGCAGGTGTGGCTGGCCTCACGATTCCGAAACCCATCACAGCGCAACAGAGTTTGTATTACGGTGTGCCCGGACTTTCGTTTACTAACTTCACTGGTATCTCTGATACGCAGCCTTCCGATCGTTTGCAGGAAGTGTTCACGCTGAGCGATGTGGTGAGTTGGCGGCATGGCAAACACAACTTCCGCTTTGGATTCGATGGACGTCGCCAGCATCTGGACATGATTGCGGGCAGCAACGGTTTGGGTTCGTATTCGTTCACGGGATATGCAACGCAGTCGCCTTCAGGGGCGAACGCTACAGGGACTACCAGCGGTTCAGCCTTTGCAGATTTTCTGTTGGGTGCGCCGCAGACCACGGCCATTCAGGCGGGCAGCAACAAGATTTATCTGCGTGAGTGGATCTTCGATGGATATGTGCAGGATGACTATCGTGTACGCCGCGATGTCACGCTGAACTACGGCCTGCGCTACGAGTACTTCTCGCCGTATATCGAGGAGAACAACCGCCTTGTAAACCTTGATCACAATGCTGACTTCACGCAGTATGCGCGTGTGGTGGCGGGTGGCTCCGGCACATTTACGGGCGCGTTTCCTCGCTCCTTGATTAATCCGGATCGTGCGTTGTGGTCGCCGCGCATTGGTGTGGCATGGAGTCCGAAGTATCTCAAGAGCACGGTGGTGCGTGCGGGTTACGGCTTGAACTTCAATGTGGGTCAGTATGCGAACTTCGCGAATTCGCTATCGTATCAGCAGCCGTTTGCTGTATCGCAGAACAACACCGCTAAGGTGGGCAGCACGGATCAGGGTTGCGGCAACATCACCACTGCTGGTTCCGCTACTGGTAGCTTGTTCACGCTGGCGAACGGCTTCAACTGCACATCGTCTTCGATTCTGCAGAACACGTTTGCAGTGAATAAGAACTATCGCCTGGGCCGCGTGCAGGTGTTCAACATGGACATTCAACACACGTTCCCAATGGGTATTGTGACGAATGTTGGCTACAACGGATCGCTGGGCAGCAGCCTGGATCTGCGTCGCTCGCCGAACCGCACTGCAACATCAGTGATTGGTAACGCGCAGTCGATTGTGTATGAGGATTCCATTGGTGATTCGCGCTTCCATTCGTTGAGCGTGAATGCACGCAAGCGGTTGCAGAAGGGTGTGTCGCTGCAAGCCACGTATCAGTATGGCCATTCGATTGACGATGCTAGTTCGATTGGCGGTGTGGGCAACAACACGATTGTGCAGAATGACCAGCGCATTGACCTGGAGTATGGCAACAGCAGCTTTGATGTGCGGCATAAGGTGACGGGGAACTTCCTGTACGAACTGCCCTTTGGACCGAATCGCGCGTTTCTGAACCAGGGTGGCAAGCTGTCGAAGGCGCTGGATAACTTTGGTTTCAGTGGCACGTTTACCTTTGCCACCGGCACTTACACCACGCCGCAGTATCAGAACACGGTGGCACAGGCTGCTGCGGGTAATAACTTCACGCTGCGTCCGGATCGCGATTTTTCGCAGTCGATTGCAGGTGCAGGAACGCTGCGCAGTTGGTTCAACACCAAGGCATTCACCACGCCGTCTTCTTCCGTGGTCTTCGGTACGGCATCGCGGAACAGCATTGAACTACCGGGAACGGTATCGGTAAACATGTCGCTCTCGAAGAGCATTCCTCTTGGCGAGCTGCGTAATTTTGAGGGCCGTATCACGGCATCGAACGTGTTCAACACGGTGCAGTACAGCGGTGTGAATTCAGTGTTGAACTCATCGACCTTTGGGCAGATTACGGCTGTGGCAGCGCCACGCAAACTTACTTTTGATGCGAGGTATCGGTTCTAA
- a CDS encoding alkaline phosphatase family protein: MKQLLATLLLAATPLAAVRPTPAQERKPMVVVISLDAFGASLLHDPVLPVPTLHSLMQSGAWATSMQPVNPTVTWPNHTAMVTGVTPAKHGLIANGLIHGQRTGGPIGVEFHADKSKLVHVPTVYDEAKAKGLVTAEMDWVAVENAGIDYSFFEQPVESSKLIQEMIASGDLKPEELKNFNHGPSQPYRDRLYTRGAIYAIKHHHPSLTLLHLLTLDGTEHAYGYKTQAGDNGVAFLDDQVKEVINAVREAGDLDRTTFLIVSDHGQSSVHHSVDPNAVLKNAGIQPSEAAALAEGGATYIYETHANAALTEKIKAAFAASPATDTIPSESEMVAQGWPRPANNDTAPDVIVYAKEDWKFGGVRPNAPNPEPQTGAHGYPNTRPLMQEIFIASGAAIKPHAGEQPSFPNLDVAATIAKILGLSYSNMDGKPLTNILK, translated from the coding sequence GTGAAACAACTTCTTGCAACACTTCTGCTGGCGGCAACTCCGCTCGCAGCAGTTCGTCCCACACCGGCACAGGAACGCAAGCCGATGGTGGTGGTCATCAGCCTCGACGCATTCGGCGCGTCACTCCTGCACGATCCCGTGCTCCCCGTACCCACTCTGCACAGCCTGATGCAGTCAGGCGCATGGGCCACCAGCATGCAGCCCGTGAATCCCACCGTCACCTGGCCCAATCACACCGCCATGGTCACCGGCGTAACGCCCGCAAAGCACGGACTCATCGCCAACGGCCTCATCCACGGCCAGCGCACTGGCGGCCCCATCGGTGTGGAGTTCCACGCGGACAAATCAAAGCTGGTGCACGTACCCACCGTCTATGACGAAGCCAAAGCCAAGGGCCTCGTCACAGCAGAGATGGATTGGGTCGCCGTAGAAAATGCAGGCATCGATTACAGCTTCTTTGAACAGCCTGTGGAATCCAGCAAGCTGATCCAGGAGATGATTGCCTCCGGCGACCTGAAGCCCGAAGAGCTGAAGAACTTCAATCACGGCCCATCGCAACCCTACCGCGATCGGCTCTACACACGCGGTGCAATCTATGCCATCAAGCACCATCATCCCAGCCTGACGCTGCTGCACCTGCTCACGTTAGACGGCACGGAACACGCATACGGTTACAAGACACAGGCAGGCGATAACGGCGTAGCTTTCCTCGACGATCAGGTGAAGGAAGTCATCAACGCCGTGCGCGAAGCAGGCGATCTTGACCGCACCACCTTCCTCATCGTCAGCGATCACGGCCAGTCCAGCGTGCATCACAGCGTTGACCCCAACGCCGTGCTGAAGAACGCAGGCATTCAACCCAGCGAAGCAGCCGCACTCGCTGAAGGTGGCGCCACCTACATCTATGAAACGCATGCCAACGCAGCGTTAACTGAGAAGATCAAAGCCGCCTTCGCTGCTAGCCCCGCAACAGACACCATTCCTTCCGAGAGTGAAATGGTTGCGCAGGGATGGCCGCGTCCTGCCAACAACGACACCGCACCTGACGTCATCGTCTACGCGAAAGAGGACTGGAAGTTCGGTGGCGTAAGACCGAACGCACCGAACCCGGAACCGCAGACCGGCGCACACGGCTATCCCAACACGCGTCCGCTCATGCAGGAAATCTTCATCGCCAGCGGCGCGGCCATCAAGCCACACGCAGGGGAACAACCATCATTCCCCAACCTTGACGTGGCCGCGACCATCGCAAAGATTCTCGGTCTCTCCTACAGCAACATGGATGGCAAACCGCTCACCAACATCCTGAAGTAA
- a CDS encoding class I SAM-dependent rRNA methyltransferase encodes MTVKRKERRDTGARKKFSGGSRPVATEPQLLEADEAGPAAILSRRAADRLRAGHLWAYRSDVESLIPALGATTMVPGGLVTLMDSRRIPLGSALYSEASQIALRKVSAEPRVGRGEYLEDMAVRVRTALALRQKMLADGSTDSARLIFSEADDLPGIVADRYGNLVVLQLLTQGTAQDDVRAVLARELAVDGVNQVVERADPRIRELENLPAPSAEPLFVREGVSGPPKTLFTLNGLHLHYDANAGQKTGAFLDQRLNYAAAAAAHAEAHGSGNGEALDICTYQGGFALHLARVAAKVTGVDQSRSSLETAEENLEQNRDAIAAEVEWIEADAFELLRAYDSEKRQFDTIVLDPPAFAKTKRAAEGAMRGYKELNLRAMRMLKPGGVLVTCSCSHHVSREMFIATVAEAAADAGRHVRLMETLGAAPDHPEVLTLPETAYLKCLILRVD; translated from the coding sequence ATGACTGTAAAACGCAAAGAACGGCGCGATACCGGCGCACGCAAGAAGTTTTCCGGTGGCAGCCGCCCTGTCGCCACCGAACCCCAATTGCTTGAAGCAGATGAGGCTGGGCCGGCAGCGATTCTGTCGCGGAGGGCTGCGGATCGCCTGCGTGCGGGACACCTGTGGGCGTATCGGAGCGATGTGGAGTCGCTGATTCCGGCTTTGGGAGCCACCACGATGGTGCCGGGCGGGTTGGTGACGCTGATGGATAGCCGTCGGATTCCGTTGGGGTCGGCGCTGTATTCCGAGGCTTCGCAGATTGCGTTGCGCAAGGTTTCCGCGGAACCGCGCGTGGGACGCGGCGAGTATCTAGAAGATATGGCGGTGCGTGTGCGCACGGCGCTGGCACTGCGGCAGAAGATGCTGGCAGATGGCAGCACGGATTCGGCGCGGCTGATCTTCTCAGAGGCTGATGATTTGCCGGGTATTGTTGCGGATCGTTACGGCAACCTGGTGGTTTTGCAGTTGCTGACGCAGGGCACGGCACAGGACGATGTGCGCGCGGTGCTGGCGCGCGAGCTTGCCGTGGACGGTGTGAACCAAGTGGTGGAGCGGGCCGATCCGCGCATTCGTGAGTTGGAGAACCTTCCTGCGCCGTCTGCGGAGCCGCTCTTTGTACGTGAAGGCGTGAGTGGGCCGCCGAAGACGCTGTTCACGTTGAACGGGCTTCACCTGCACTACGACGCGAATGCCGGTCAGAAGACGGGCGCATTTCTGGATCAGCGATTGAACTATGCCGCAGCAGCAGCCGCACACGCCGAAGCGCATGGCAGCGGCAACGGTGAGGCACTGGACATCTGCACCTATCAGGGTGGGTTTGCACTGCATCTGGCGCGTGTGGCGGCGAAGGTTACGGGTGTGGACCAGAGCCGGAGTTCGCTGGAGACCGCGGAAGAGAACCTGGAGCAGAATCGTGATGCGATTGCTGCCGAGGTGGAGTGGATTGAAGCCGATGCCTTTGAACTGCTTCGCGCCTATGACTCGGAGAAGCGGCAGTTCGACACGATTGTTCTGGATCCGCCTGCGTTTGCGAAGACCAAGCGTGCAGCCGAGGGCGCGATGCGTGGCTACAAGGAGCTGAATCTGCGCGCGATGCGGATGCTAAAGCCGGGTGGTGTGCTGGTGACGTGTTCGTGTTCGCACCATGTGAGCCGCGAGATGTTCATCGCCACGGTGGCGGAAGCTGCTGCGGATGCGGGACGCCATGTGCGGTTGATGGAGACGCTCGGTGCGGCACCGGATCATCCGGAGGTGCTGACGCTGCCGGAGACGGCTTATCTGAAGTGCCTGATTCTGCGCGTGGATTGA
- a CDS encoding VWA domain-containing protein has product MKRSLAPTVAASILMLFFTAMAPSQVAPPTPQQAPTPSASTGTEPQRSADGSYTLRRSARLVVLDVVVTDRNDKVITGLPKSAFHVTELDQPQTLLNFEEAGAHAVPTTASIHSTSELDHVAPQAPVNILLLDEFNTRFEDMAFARYSLKKILQKQPDKLTTPTMLIAVSLNNFTVLQDYTQDKQALLNALDHHFVAYPWQVHNGGWVAERFATAFGTLTRVAEAVIGHPGHKNMIWIGRGFPAYNFVNGPVDTENRVNNAVQQCVNELRDARITLYTVDPAGLKVEPGGGYGPDAAFNDPFGGNYQFTKLAVATGGRSFYGRNDVDTVIGDGIRDGGSFYSLAYRPTTTATDPKKFRRIKVTLDDPNMKAITREGYYVELPPARVNPENPSRRLAFEVLSADTSNMVYDGVPITLTPDPQNADAFNIFIDGNGLIWSNATDTDPRRAEVVVVASTFDKKNKELKRISRIIRVAAQDVPPVGQIHHNMSLHFILDHDPKAVRARFVIRVSATGRIGTADAKLNQPSQAQTKTAN; this is encoded by the coding sequence ATGAAGCGAAGTCTCGCACCGACGGTAGCCGCATCCATACTGATGCTGTTCTTCACCGCAATGGCACCATCGCAGGTAGCTCCGCCCACGCCGCAGCAAGCGCCAACCCCCTCCGCCTCCACCGGAACGGAGCCCCAGCGTTCAGCCGACGGCAGTTACACCCTGCGCCGCAGCGCCCGCCTGGTAGTTCTGGATGTGGTCGTCACAGACCGCAACGACAAGGTCATCACCGGCCTCCCCAAATCCGCCTTCCACGTAACCGAACTCGATCAACCGCAGACGCTGCTGAACTTTGAAGAAGCTGGTGCGCACGCCGTCCCCACCACCGCATCCATCCACTCCACCTCCGAGCTGGATCACGTCGCACCGCAGGCGCCGGTAAACATCCTTCTCCTCGACGAATTCAACACCCGCTTTGAGGACATGGCATTCGCCCGTTACTCACTGAAAAAGATCCTGCAGAAACAGCCTGACAAACTCACCACCCCCACCATGCTGATCGCCGTCAGCCTCAACAACTTCACCGTCTTGCAGGACTACACGCAGGACAAACAGGCGCTGCTCAACGCTCTCGATCACCACTTCGTCGCCTACCCGTGGCAGGTGCATAACGGCGGTTGGGTCGCCGAACGTTTCGCCACCGCCTTCGGCACGCTCACACGCGTAGCAGAAGCTGTCATCGGCCATCCCGGCCACAAAAACATGATCTGGATTGGCCGTGGCTTTCCCGCATACAACTTCGTCAACGGCCCCGTGGACACAGAGAACCGAGTCAACAACGCAGTGCAGCAGTGCGTAAACGAACTGCGCGACGCACGCATCACGCTCTACACCGTGGACCCCGCCGGCCTGAAAGTAGAACCTGGTGGCGGCTACGGCCCTGACGCAGCTTTCAACGACCCCTTCGGCGGCAACTATCAGTTCACCAAGCTCGCAGTAGCAACCGGTGGTCGCAGCTTCTACGGCCGCAACGATGTCGATACCGTCATCGGCGACGGCATCCGCGACGGCGGCAGCTTTTACTCACTTGCTTATCGACCCACCACCACTGCAACCGACCCCAAGAAATTCCGCCGCATCAAGGTCACGCTCGACGACCCCAACATGAAAGCCATCACCCGCGAAGGCTATTACGTTGAGCTACCACCAGCGCGTGTGAATCCTGAAAACCCATCACGCCGCCTCGCGTTTGAAGTGCTCTCCGCAGACACCAGCAACATGGTCTACGACGGCGTGCCCATCACCCTCACTCCCGACCCGCAGAACGCCGACGCCTTCAACATCTTCATCGACGGCAACGGACTCATCTGGTCCAACGCCACCGACACAGATCCACGCCGCGCAGAAGTCGTCGTGGTCGCATCCACCTTCGACAAGAAGAACAAAGAACTGAAGCGCATCTCACGCATCATCCGCGTAGCCGCTCAGGACGTTCCACCCGTAGGCCAGATCCACCACAACATGAGCCTGCACTTCATCCTCGATCACGATCCCAAAGCCGTCCGCGCACGCTTCGTCATCCGCGTCTCAGCAACAGGCCGCATCGGCACCGCCGACGCAAAGCTGAACCAGCCTTCACAGGCACAAACCAAAACTGCAAATTAA